In Streptomyces durocortorensis, a genomic segment contains:
- a CDS encoding YciI family protein has translation MKYMLLIHSGAVDEQGGAPQCTVEDWMAYDKDVRDAGILVSGESLADLVTATTVRVSPTGERTVTDGPFAETRELLGGFLVIDVPDLDAALDWAARCPGARDGGSVVVRPVADFGG, from the coding sequence ATGAAGTACATGCTGCTGATCCACAGCGGGGCCGTCGACGAGCAGGGCGGGGCGCCGCAGTGCACCGTCGAGGACTGGATGGCCTACGACAAGGACGTACGCGACGCGGGGATTCTCGTCTCCGGGGAGTCGCTGGCCGACCTCGTGACCGCGACCACCGTGCGGGTCTCGCCGACCGGGGAGCGGACGGTGACGGACGGGCCGTTCGCGGAGACGCGGGAGCTGCTGGGCGGGTTCCTGGTCATCGATGTGCCGGACCTCGATGCCGCCCTCGACTGGGCCGCCCGCTGCCCCGGTGCGCGGGACGGCGGCTCGGTCGTCGTCCGGCCGGTCGCGGACTTCGGGGGCTGA
- a CDS encoding DUF5707 domain-containing protein yields the protein MPKRAVTISALAGVALLAGAGAYAFAGEARSTGPEVTHASVAYVAPGAGQDGSLTFTAEVADDSGVRGLKVLAWPTSMAPAPNAEEMAHAEPAACEPAGAETARCTYTVKVTAADAAESPKGAWNVAVLASAKDGGRAFAPKAADFTVEG from the coding sequence ATGCCGAAGCGTGCCGTCACCATCTCCGCCCTCGCCGGTGTCGCCCTGCTCGCGGGGGCGGGCGCCTACGCCTTCGCCGGCGAGGCGAGGAGCACCGGCCCCGAGGTGACGCATGCCTCCGTCGCGTACGTCGCGCCCGGCGCGGGCCAGGACGGCTCGCTCACCTTCACCGCCGAGGTGGCCGACGACTCCGGCGTCCGGGGCCTGAAGGTGCTGGCCTGGCCCACGAGCATGGCGCCCGCCCCGAACGCCGAGGAGATGGCCCACGCGGAGCCGGCCGCCTGCGAACCGGCCGGCGCCGAGACCGCACGCTGCACGTACACCGTGAAGGTCACCGCCGCCGACGCTGCCGAGTCCCCGAAGGGCGCCTGGAACGTGGCGGTCCTGGCCTCCGCCAAGGACGGCGGCAGGGCGTTCGCCCCGAAGGCGGCGGACTTCACGGTCGAGGGCTGA
- a CDS encoding M14 family metallopeptidase, with translation MRLVTARASRPRTRPTKTRRNAALAVLLALALAAPATAVATAETPAPNAAVAADERTLQYEITGRITPAARTGIARVGVSIDEVHDHGIVITADTTQAGKLRALGHVLEALPAPGAESHAADGVGVRDFPPADSRYHNYAEMTAAIDARIAANPSIMSKRVIGKTYQGRDIVAIKISDNVGTDEAEPEVLFTAHQHAREHLTVEMALYLLREFAEGYGSDSRITRAVDGRELWIIPDMNPDGGEYDIATGSYRSWRKNRQPNSGSSAVGTDLNRNWAYKWGCCGGSSSSPSSATYRGTGPESAPETRVVSDFVRSRVVGGKQQITAAIDFHTYSELVLWPYGYTYADTAPGMTADDRNAFAAVGRKMAASNGYTAEQSSDLYITDGSIDDWLWGSQRIFGYTFEMYPRSSWSGGFYPPDEVIERETSRNRDAVLQLIENADCMYRSIGKEAQYCT, from the coding sequence ATGCGACTTGTCACCGCACGGGCATCCCGGCCGAGAACCCGGCCGACGAAAACCCGGCGCAACGCCGCCCTCGCCGTCCTGCTCGCCCTCGCCCTCGCCGCCCCGGCGACCGCTGTCGCCACCGCCGAGACCCCCGCACCGAACGCCGCCGTCGCCGCCGACGAGCGGACGCTCCAGTACGAGATCACCGGGCGCATCACCCCCGCCGCCCGTACCGGGATCGCCCGCGTGGGCGTCTCCATCGACGAGGTGCACGACCACGGCATCGTCATCACCGCGGACACCACCCAGGCCGGGAAGCTCCGGGCGCTCGGTCACGTACTGGAGGCCCTGCCCGCCCCGGGCGCCGAGTCGCACGCGGCGGACGGCGTCGGGGTCCGGGACTTCCCGCCCGCCGACTCCCGCTACCACAACTACGCCGAGATGACCGCGGCGATCGACGCGCGCATCGCCGCCAACCCCTCGATCATGAGCAAGCGCGTCATCGGGAAGACCTACCAGGGCCGGGACATCGTCGCGATCAAGATCAGCGACAACGTCGGCACCGACGAGGCCGAGCCCGAGGTGCTGTTCACCGCCCACCAGCACGCCCGCGAGCACCTGACCGTCGAGATGGCGCTCTACCTGCTCCGCGAGTTCGCCGAGGGCTACGGCTCCGACTCCCGGATCACCCGGGCCGTCGACGGGCGCGAGCTGTGGATCATCCCGGACATGAACCCGGACGGCGGCGAGTACGACATCGCCACCGGCTCGTACCGCAGCTGGCGCAAGAACCGGCAGCCCAACTCCGGCTCCAGCGCGGTCGGCACCGACCTCAACCGCAACTGGGCCTACAAGTGGGGCTGCTGCGGCGGGTCCTCCTCCAGCCCCTCCTCGGCGACGTACCGGGGTACGGGCCCCGAGTCCGCGCCGGAGACGAGGGTCGTGTCGGACTTCGTACGCAGTCGCGTGGTCGGCGGCAAGCAGCAGATCACGGCGGCCATCGACTTCCACACGTACAGCGAGCTGGTGCTCTGGCCGTACGGCTACACCTACGCCGACACGGCGCCCGGCATGACCGCCGACGACCGCAACGCGTTCGCCGCGGTGGGCCGCAAGATGGCGGCGAGCAACGGGTACACCGCCGAGCAGTCCAGCGACCTCTACATCACCGACGGTTCGATCGACGACTGGCTGTGGGGCTCGCAGAGGATCTTCGGCTACACCTTCGAGATGTACCCGCGCTCGTCGTGGAGCGGCGGCTTCTATCCGCCCGACGAGGTCATCGAGCGCGAGACCTCCCGCAACCGGGACGCGGTGCTGCAACTGATCGAGAACGCCGACTGCATGTACCGGTCGATCGGCAAGGAGGCGCAGTACTGCACGTGA
- a CDS encoding PIN domain-containing protein, giving the protein MIYLLDTSGLVRLLSDTALQSVWSDAIEAGTVASCYPQRAEFLYGARNAREYDEIVEMFTDLYPDVAVPKSAGRWIASVQHRMARAGQHRSASAVDLVIAATAAHHGLTVLHDDLDYRTVARHAPDLGEHSVHDVA; this is encoded by the coding sequence GTGATCTACCTGCTCGACACGTCGGGCCTCGTGCGGCTGCTCTCCGACACCGCTCTGCAGTCGGTGTGGTCCGATGCGATCGAGGCCGGAACGGTCGCCTCCTGCTACCCGCAGCGGGCGGAGTTCCTGTACGGCGCCCGGAACGCACGCGAGTACGACGAGATCGTGGAGATGTTCACCGACCTCTACCCGGACGTCGCGGTGCCGAAGAGCGCAGGGCGCTGGATCGCCTCGGTCCAGCACCGCATGGCACGCGCCGGGCAGCACCGCAGCGCCTCCGCCGTGGACCTCGTCATCGCGGCCACGGCGGCCCATCACGGCCTGACGGTCCTCCATGACGACCTCGACTACCGCACGGTCGCCCGGCACGCCCCGGACCTCGGCGAGCACAGCGTTCACGACGTGGCCTGA
- a CDS encoding type II toxin-antitoxin system VapB family antitoxin yields MSVTQIDIDDEALERAMTLSKARTKKETVNIALRFYAEQQERAARISRHFERARDWGAVEDAERRHRAEKGGQ; encoded by the coding sequence ATGTCGGTGACGCAGATCGACATAGACGATGAAGCGCTGGAGCGGGCGATGACCCTGTCCAAGGCGCGGACGAAGAAGGAGACCGTCAACATCGCCCTGCGCTTCTACGCGGAACAGCAGGAGCGTGCGGCACGGATCAGCCGCCACTTCGAGCGCGCACGCGACTGGGGCGCGGTCGAGGACGCCGAGCGGCGGCACCGGGCGGAGAAGGGCGGTCAGTGA
- the glmS gene encoding glutamine--fructose-6-phosphate transaminase (isomerizing) yields MCGIVGYVGGQSAQDVVVAGLKRLEYRGYDSAGVAVLADGGLAAAKKAGKLVNLEKELGDRPLPAGRTGIGHTRWATHGAPNDANAHPHLDNAGRVAVVHNGIIENFAALRRELTGRGHALESDTDTEVVAHLLAEAYSAGPDLADAMRQVCRRLEGAFTLVAVHADQPDVVVGARRNSPLVVGVGQDEWFLASDVAAFIAHTRTAIELGQDQVVELSREGVTVTGFDGDLAEVREYHVDWDASAAEKGGYASFMLKEIADQPQAVADTLLGRIDGEGSLHLDEVRIPDAELREIDKVVIVACGTAFHAGMIAKYAIEHWTRLPCETELASEFRYRDPILDQRTLVVAISQSGETMDTLMALRHAREQGAKVLAICNTNGSTIPRESDAVLYTHAGPEVAVASTKAFLTQLVACYLVALYLGQLHGTKWADEIRTVVRQLAAISAEVGRVLTTMEPVRELARSLAHHDTVLFLGRHVGYPVALEGALKLKELAYMHAEGFAAGELKHGPIALIEEGLPVVVIVPSPRGRSVLHDKIVSNIQEIRARGALTVVVAEEGDRAVVPYADHLITVPATPTLLQPLVATVPLQVFACELATARGNEVDQPRNLAKSVTVE; encoded by the coding sequence ATGTGCGGAATCGTGGGATATGTCGGTGGGCAGTCGGCGCAGGACGTCGTCGTCGCGGGACTCAAGCGCCTCGAATACCGGGGCTACGACTCGGCGGGTGTCGCCGTTCTCGCGGACGGCGGGCTCGCCGCCGCGAAGAAGGCGGGCAAGCTCGTCAATCTGGAGAAGGAGCTGGGGGACCGGCCGCTGCCGGCCGGGCGGACCGGGATCGGGCACACGCGGTGGGCGACGCACGGGGCGCCCAACGACGCCAACGCCCACCCCCACCTGGACAACGCGGGGCGCGTCGCCGTCGTCCACAACGGGATCATCGAGAACTTCGCGGCCCTGCGGCGCGAGCTGACCGGGCGCGGGCACGCCCTGGAGTCGGACACGGACACCGAGGTCGTCGCGCACCTGCTGGCCGAGGCGTACTCGGCGGGCCCGGACCTCGCGGACGCGATGCGGCAGGTGTGCCGGCGGCTGGAAGGGGCGTTCACCCTCGTCGCCGTGCACGCGGACCAGCCGGACGTGGTGGTCGGCGCCCGGCGCAACTCACCGCTCGTCGTGGGCGTCGGGCAGGACGAGTGGTTCCTCGCCTCCGACGTCGCCGCGTTCATCGCCCACACCCGTACCGCCATCGAGCTGGGCCAGGACCAGGTCGTCGAGCTGAGCCGCGAGGGCGTCACCGTCACCGGGTTCGACGGGGACCTCGCCGAGGTGCGCGAGTACCACGTCGACTGGGACGCCTCCGCCGCCGAGAAGGGCGGGTACGCCTCCTTCATGCTCAAGGAGATCGCCGACCAGCCCCAGGCCGTCGCCGACACCCTCCTCGGCCGGATCGACGGCGAGGGCTCGCTCCACCTCGACGAGGTACGCATCCCGGACGCCGAACTCCGCGAGATCGACAAGGTCGTCATCGTCGCCTGCGGGACCGCCTTCCACGCCGGAATGATCGCCAAGTACGCCATCGAGCACTGGACCCGGCTGCCCTGCGAGACCGAGCTGGCCAGCGAGTTCCGCTACCGCGACCCGATCCTCGACCAGCGCACCCTCGTCGTCGCCATCTCCCAGTCCGGCGAGACCATGGACACCCTGATGGCGCTGCGCCACGCCCGCGAACAGGGCGCCAAGGTGCTCGCCATCTGCAATACGAACGGCTCGACCATTCCCCGGGAATCCGACGCCGTCCTCTACACCCACGCCGGGCCCGAGGTCGCCGTCGCCTCCACCAAGGCCTTCCTCACCCAGCTCGTCGCCTGCTACCTCGTCGCCCTCTACCTGGGCCAGCTCCACGGCACCAAGTGGGCCGACGAGATCCGGACCGTCGTACGCCAGCTCGCCGCGATCTCCGCCGAGGTCGGACGCGTCCTGACGACCATGGAGCCCGTCCGCGAGCTGGCCCGCTCCCTCGCCCACCACGACACCGTCCTCTTCCTCGGGCGCCACGTCGGCTACCCGGTCGCCCTCGAAGGCGCGCTCAAGCTCAAGGAACTCGCCTACATGCACGCCGAAGGCTTCGCGGCCGGGGAGCTCAAGCACGGGCCGATCGCGCTCATCGAGGAAGGCCTTCCGGTCGTCGTCATCGTGCCGTCGCCACGCGGGCGTTCGGTGCTCCACGACAAGATCGTCTCCAACATCCAGGAGATCCGGGCCCGGGGCGCGCTCACCGTCGTCGTCGCCGAGGAGGGCGACCGGGCCGTCGTCCCGTACGCCGACCACCTCATCACCGTCCCCGCAACGCCTACGCTGCTTCAGCCGCTGGTCGCCACCGTGCCGCTCCAGGTCTTCGCCTGCGAGCTGGCGACGGCCCGCGGCAACGAAGTGGACCAGCCGCGCAATCTGGCGAAGTCCGTGACCGTGGAGTGA
- a CDS encoding holo-ACP synthase: MIIGVGIDVAEIERFGAALERTPQLADRLFVEGELTLPSGERRGIASLAARFAAKEALAKALGAPGGLLWSDAEVWVEESGQPRLRVSGTVAARAAELGVRGWHVSLSHDAGVASAVVIAEG; the protein is encoded by the coding sequence GTGATCATTGGGGTCGGCATCGACGTGGCCGAGATCGAGCGCTTCGGCGCGGCGCTGGAGCGTACGCCCCAGCTGGCGGACCGGCTCTTCGTCGAGGGCGAGCTGACACTGCCCAGCGGCGAGCGGCGCGGAATCGCCTCGCTCGCCGCCCGGTTCGCCGCGAAGGAGGCCCTGGCCAAGGCGCTCGGCGCGCCCGGCGGGCTGCTCTGGAGCGACGCGGAGGTCTGGGTCGAGGAGAGCGGGCAGCCCCGGCTGCGGGTGAGCGGCACGGTCGCCGCCCGCGCCGCCGAACTGGGCGTGCGCGGCTGGCACGTCTCGCTCAGCCATGACGCGGGAGTCGCATCAGCGGTGGTGATCGCGGAAGGGTGA
- a CDS encoding NAD(P)H-hydrate dehydratase: MRRAYSVETVRAAEAALMQRLPEGALMQRAAAGLAVACGDLLRRGGRVYGARVLLLVGSGDNGGDALYAGARLARRGAGVRALLLAPDRAHPGGLAAFLAAGGQVVDGPDGLGVLDLIVDGITGIGGRGGLRADATELLDAVTRDRTPVIAVDLPSGVEADTGEVHGDAVRADATVTFGTYKPGLLIDPAAEHAGALRLVDIGLGPDLPEPPDLEALQYADVAALLPVPGGESDKYRRGVVGVVAGSERYPGAAVLAVAGALRGGAGAVRYVGPGADAVIGRYPEALVHAGPPSKAGRVQAWVVGPGLGDGREAEAAVADVLAADVPVLVDADGLRLLDAETVRTRTAPTVLTPHAGEAAALLSTAREDVEAGRLAAVRELAARYRATVLLKGSTTLVAEARDTPVRVNPTGTAWLATAGSGDVLSGLTGSLLAAGLAPRDAASVGAYLHGLAARHGSDGAPLSAQDVADGIPAAWRDVRAG, from the coding sequence ATGCGACGTGCCTACAGCGTGGAGACCGTACGGGCCGCCGAGGCCGCCCTCATGCAGCGACTGCCCGAGGGTGCCCTGATGCAGCGCGCCGCCGCCGGACTCGCCGTGGCCTGCGGCGATCTGCTGCGCCGCGGCGGCCGGGTGTACGGGGCCCGGGTCCTGCTCCTCGTCGGCAGCGGGGACAACGGCGGCGACGCCCTGTACGCGGGCGCCCGGCTCGCCCGTCGGGGGGCGGGTGTCCGGGCCCTGCTGCTCGCCCCCGACCGGGCCCACCCGGGTGGCCTCGCCGCGTTCCTCGCCGCCGGGGGGCAGGTCGTCGACGGGCCGGACGGGCTGGGCGTGCTCGACCTCATCGTGGACGGCATCACCGGCATCGGCGGGCGCGGCGGACTGCGCGCGGACGCCACCGAGCTGCTGGACGCGGTGACCCGGGACCGTACCCCGGTCATCGCCGTCGACCTGCCGAGCGGGGTGGAGGCGGACACCGGCGAGGTCCACGGCGATGCCGTGCGGGCGGACGCGACGGTCACCTTCGGCACGTACAAGCCGGGCCTCCTCATCGACCCGGCCGCCGAACACGCGGGCGCCCTGCGGCTGGTGGACATCGGGCTCGGCCCGGACCTGCCCGAGCCGCCGGACCTGGAGGCGCTCCAGTACGCGGACGTCGCGGCCCTGCTGCCGGTGCCGGGCGGCGAGAGCGACAAGTACCGGCGCGGGGTCGTCGGCGTCGTCGCCGGGTCCGAGCGCTACCCGGGCGCCGCCGTCCTCGCGGTCGCGGGCGCGCTGCGCGGCGGGGCCGGGGCCGTGCGGTACGTCGGACCGGGCGCGGACGCGGTGATCGGCCGCTACCCCGAGGCGCTGGTGCACGCGGGGCCGCCGTCGAAGGCCGGGCGGGTGCAGGCCTGGGTGGTCGGGCCGGGGCTCGGGGACGGGCGGGAGGCGGAGGCGGCCGTTGCCGACGTGCTGGCCGCCGACGTCCCGGTGCTGGTCGACGCGGACGGGCTGCGGCTGCTGGACGCCGAGACCGTGCGGACCCGGACCGCCCCGACCGTACTGACCCCGCACGCGGGGGAGGCCGCCGCCCTGCTCTCCACGGCTCGGGAGGACGTCGAGGCCGGGCGGCTCGCCGCCGTCCGCGAACTGGCCGCCCGCTACCGCGCCACCGTGCTCCTCAAGGGCTCCACGACCCTGGTCGCGGAGGCCCGGGACACCCCCGTACGGGTCAACCCGACCGGCACGGCCTGGCTCGCCACGGCGGGCAGCGGCGATGTGCTCTCCGGGCTGACGGGGTCCCTCCTCGCGGCCGGGCTCGCCCCGCGCGACGCCGCGTCCGTGGGCGCGTATCTCCACGGACTCGCCGCCCGGCACGGCTCCGACGGGGCCCCGCTCTCCGCGCAGGACGTCGCCGACGGCATCCCGGCCGCCTGGCGCGACGTGCGGGCGGGCTGA
- a CDS encoding DUF488 domain-containing protein, protein MSGSASVRVRRVYDPPEDGDGTRVLVDRLWPRGVAKERAAIDVWLKDVMPSDELRSWYHQDRSGARYDTFVERYRTELDDPAHTEAVERLVGLVRGGGHVTLVTAVKDVAGSHVPVLVDHLRHVMKRT, encoded by the coding sequence GTGAGCGGCAGCGCATCGGTACGTGTACGCAGGGTCTACGACCCGCCCGAGGACGGCGACGGCACCCGGGTCCTCGTCGACCGGCTCTGGCCCCGGGGCGTTGCCAAGGAGCGGGCCGCGATCGACGTATGGCTGAAGGACGTCATGCCCTCGGACGAACTGCGCTCCTGGTACCACCAGGACCGCTCCGGCGCGCGTTACGACACCTTCGTCGAGCGCTACCGCACCGAGCTGGACGACCCGGCGCACACGGAGGCCGTCGAGCGGCTCGTCGGGCTGGTGCGCGGGGGCGGGCACGTCACGCTGGTCACCGCCGTCAAGGACGTGGCCGGCAGCCACGTCCCGGTCCTGGTCGACCACCTCCGGCATGTGATGAAACGTACATAG
- the alr gene encoding alanine racemase: MNETASLRARAEIDLAALRANVRVLRGRAAGAQLMAVVKSDGYGHGAVPCARAAREAGAAWLGTATPHEALALRAAGLDGRIMCWLWTPGGPWREAIEADIDVSVSGMWALREVIAAAAAAGRPARIQLKADTGLGRSGCQPADWPELVAGARDAERTGRVKVTGLWSHFACADEPGHPSIAAQLGVFRDLVAYAEKEGVDPEVRHLANSPATLTIPEAHFDLVRTGIAMYGISPSPELGTPADFGLRPVMTLAASLALVKDAPAGHGVSYGHHYVTPAETTLGLIPVGYADGIPRHASGRGPVLVGGRTRTAAGRIAMDQFVVDLGGDRPEPGAEAVLFGPGDRGEPSVEDWAVAADTIGYEIVTRIGTRVPRVYVNGTDDPNEATGGVPQ; this comes from the coding sequence ATGAACGAGACTGCGTCCCTGAGAGCCCGTGCCGAGATCGACCTCGCCGCGCTGCGCGCCAACGTGCGCGTTCTGCGTGGGCGGGCGGCCGGTGCGCAGCTCATGGCCGTGGTGAAGTCCGACGGGTACGGGCACGGGGCCGTGCCGTGCGCGCGGGCCGCCCGCGAGGCCGGGGCGGCCTGGCTCGGCACCGCGACCCCGCACGAGGCCCTCGCCCTGCGGGCGGCCGGACTCGACGGCCGGATCATGTGCTGGCTGTGGACGCCCGGCGGCCCCTGGCGCGAGGCGATCGAGGCCGACATCGACGTGTCGGTCAGCGGTATGTGGGCCCTGCGCGAGGTCATCGCCGCCGCCGCGGCCGCCGGGCGCCCGGCCAGGATCCAGCTCAAGGCCGACACCGGCCTCGGCCGCAGCGGCTGCCAGCCCGCCGACTGGCCCGAACTCGTCGCCGGGGCCCGTGACGCCGAGCGGACCGGACGCGTCAAGGTCACCGGCCTGTGGTCGCACTTCGCCTGCGCCGACGAGCCTGGCCACCCCTCGATCGCCGCGCAGCTCGGCGTGTTCCGGGACCTGGTCGCGTACGCCGAGAAGGAGGGCGTGGACCCCGAGGTGCGGCACCTGGCCAACTCCCCGGCCACGCTGACGATCCCCGAGGCGCACTTCGACCTCGTACGGACCGGGATCGCGATGTACGGCATCTCGCCGAGCCCCGAGCTGGGCACGCCCGCCGACTTCGGGCTGCGCCCGGTGATGACGCTCGCGGCCTCCCTCGCCCTGGTCAAGGACGCCCCGGCCGGACACGGCGTCAGCTACGGCCACCACTACGTGACCCCCGCCGAGACGACCCTCGGCCTGATCCCCGTCGGCTACGCGGACGGCATCCCGCGCCACGCGTCGGGCCGGGGCCCCGTCCTGGTCGGCGGGCGGACGCGTACGGCGGCGGGCCGCATCGCCATGGACCAGTTCGTCGTCGACCTCGGCGGCGACCGGCCCGAACCGGGCGCTGAGGCGGTGCTGTTCGGCCCGGGCGACCGGGGCGAGCCGAGCGTCGAGGACTGGGCGGTGGCCGCCGACACCATCGGGTACGAGATCGTCACCCGGATCGGGACCCGGGTGCCGAGGGTGTACGTGAACGGGACGGATGACCCGAACGAGGCGACCGGGGGCGTACCGCAGTGA
- a CDS encoding alpha/beta fold hydrolase, with protein sequence MSDSSARDVVATAATAAGGWRRAGIAGAAIGVLAAGAAAGVAVERLTVGRGMRKKARLALDATGPYGSLRGTPGRAVAEDGTELYYEVDEVEAGPGGSAGDEAPGTRRRRLFGRKAPTPVTVVFSHGYCLGQDSWHFQRAALRGLVRAVYWDQRSHGRSERGRDQANGVPGGIDQLGRDLKAVIDTAAPEGPLVLVGHSMGGMTMMALADQYPALIRDRVAAVALIGTSSGRLTEVSFGLPVAGVNAARRVLPGVLKALGSQAELVEKGRRATADLFAGIVKRYSFGSRDVDPAVARFAERLIESTPIDVVAEFYPAFTEHDKSAALPAFRDVPVLILAGEKELVTPSSHSEAIADVLPDAELVIVPDAGHMVMLEHPETVTDRLADLLVRSGTVAAANVDEHGSTAQQPGR encoded by the coding sequence GTGAGCGACAGCAGCGCGCGGGACGTGGTGGCGACCGCCGCCACGGCGGCCGGAGGGTGGCGCCGGGCGGGGATCGCCGGGGCCGCGATAGGAGTGCTCGCCGCGGGTGCGGCGGCCGGGGTCGCGGTCGAGCGGCTCACCGTGGGGCGCGGCATGCGCAAGAAGGCCCGCCTCGCGCTGGACGCGACGGGCCCCTACGGCTCGCTGCGCGGCACCCCGGGCCGGGCCGTCGCCGAGGACGGCACGGAGCTGTACTACGAGGTCGACGAGGTGGAGGCGGGTCCGGGGGGTTCGGCGGGCGACGAGGCGCCCGGCACCCGGCGGCGCCGCCTCTTCGGCCGCAAGGCCCCCACCCCCGTCACCGTCGTCTTCAGCCACGGCTACTGCCTCGGCCAGGACTCCTGGCACTTCCAGCGGGCCGCCCTGCGCGGCCTCGTACGCGCCGTCTACTGGGACCAGCGCAGCCACGGCCGCTCCGAGCGCGGCCGGGACCAGGCGAACGGGGTGCCGGGCGGCATCGACCAGCTGGGCCGCGACCTGAAGGCGGTCATCGACACGGCGGCCCCCGAGGGTCCGCTCGTCCTGGTCGGGCACTCGATGGGCGGCATGACGATGATGGCGCTGGCCGACCAGTACCCGGCCCTGATCCGGGACCGGGTCGCCGCCGTCGCGCTGATCGGCACCTCCAGCGGCAGGCTCACCGAGGTGAGCTTCGGGCTGCCGGTGGCGGGCGTGAACGCGGCGCGGCGGGTGCTGCCCGGGGTGCTGAAGGCGCTCGGTTCGCAGGCGGAGCTGGTGGAGAAGGGGCGGCGGGCCACGGCGGACCTGTTCGCCGGGATCGTCAAGCGGTACTCGTTCGGTTCGCGGGACGTGGACCCGGCGGTCGCCCGGTTCGCGGAGCGGCTGATCGAGTCGACCCCGATCGACGTGGTCGCCGAGTTCTACCCGGCCTTCACCGAGCACGACAAGAGCGCGGCGCTGCCCGCGTTCCGGGACGTGCCCGTCCTGATCCTGGCCGGGGAGAAGGAGCTGGTCACCCCCAGCTCGCACAGCGAGGCCATCGCGGACGTGCTGCCCGACGCCGAACTGGTCATCGTGCCGGACGCCGGGCACATGGTGATGCTGGAGCACCCGGAGACGGTCACCGACCGCCTGGCCGACCTGCTCGTACGCAGTGGCACCGTGGCTGCCGCTAACGTTGACGAGCATGGAAGCACCGCACAACAGCCCGGCCGCTGA
- the tsaE gene encoding tRNA (adenosine(37)-N6)-threonylcarbamoyltransferase complex ATPase subunit type 1 TsaE — MEAPHNSPAAETVTEATADSPVGTVPAAVTVTITVTSPEQMQDLGRRLARVLAPGDLVMLTGELGAGKTTLTRGLGEGLGVRGAVTSPTFVIARVHPPLGAGPALVHVDAYRLGGGLDEMEDLDLDVSLPESVVVVEWGDGKVEELSDDRLRVLIDRATGDTDDERREVTLVGIGPRWAGLREDVA, encoded by the coding sequence ATGGAAGCACCGCACAACAGCCCGGCCGCTGAGACCGTCACGGAAGCGACCGCCGACAGTCCCGTCGGGACCGTGCCCGCGGCCGTCACCGTGACGATCACCGTCACGTCCCCCGAGCAGATGCAGGACCTCGGCCGCCGCCTCGCCCGCGTGCTGGCCCCCGGAGACCTGGTCATGCTCACCGGGGAGCTGGGCGCCGGGAAGACCACTCTGACCCGGGGCCTCGGCGAGGGCCTCGGTGTGCGCGGCGCGGTCACCTCGCCCACCTTCGTGATCGCCCGTGTGCACCCCCCGCTCGGCGCCGGTCCAGCCCTCGTCCACGTCGACGCGTACCGCCTGGGCGGCGGGCTCGACGAGATGGAGGACCTGGACCTCGATGTGTCGCTGCCGGAGTCGGTGGTGGTCGTGGAGTGGGGTGACGGCAAGGTCGAGGAGCTGTCGGACGACCGGCTCCGGGTACTCATCGACCGCGCCACCGGCGACACGGACGACGAGCGGCGCGAGGTGACGCTGGTCGGCATCGGCCCGCGCTGGGCGGGGCTGCGGGAGGACGTCGCGTAA
- the tsaB gene encoding tRNA (adenosine(37)-N6)-threonylcarbamoyltransferase complex dimerization subunit type 1 TsaB → MDTATPAVTVALHDGTSVLAASGQVDARRHGELLLPAVDRVLAEAGTKLDAVTDIVVGIGPGPYTGLRVGLVTAATFGSALSVPVHGLCTLDGLAYAAGLEGLEGPFAVATDARRKEVYWARYEDARTRTGEPSVDRPADIAAELAGLPVVGAGAVLYPDAFPDARGPEHVAAGALAALAAERLAAGQKLPEPQPLYLRRPDAQVPKNYKVVTPK, encoded by the coding sequence ATGGATACCGCCACGCCCGCCGTCACCGTCGCCCTCCACGACGGTACGTCCGTCCTCGCCGCCTCCGGGCAGGTCGACGCCCGCCGGCACGGGGAGCTGCTGCTGCCCGCCGTCGACCGGGTCCTGGCCGAGGCCGGGACGAAACTCGACGCCGTGACGGACATCGTCGTCGGCATCGGCCCCGGCCCGTACACCGGGCTGCGGGTCGGCCTGGTCACCGCCGCGACCTTCGGCTCCGCCCTCTCCGTACCGGTCCACGGGCTGTGCACCCTGGACGGCCTCGCGTACGCCGCCGGTCTTGAGGGGCTGGAGGGGCCCTTCGCCGTGGCGACGGACGCGCGCCGCAAGGAGGTCTACTGGGCGCGGTACGAGGACGCCCGCACCCGTACGGGCGAACCTTCCGTCGACCGGCCCGCCGACATCGCCGCCGAGCTGGCGGGGCTGCCCGTGGTCGGGGCGGGTGCGGTGCTGTATCCGGACGCCTTCCCGGACGCCCGCGGCCCCGAGCACGTCGCCGCCGGGGCGCTCGCCGCGCTCGCCGCCGAACGGCTGGCCGCCGGGCAGAAGCTGCCGGAGCCCCAGCCGCTGTACCTGCGCAGGCCCGACGCCCAGGTGCCGAAGAACTACAAGGTGGTCACGCCGAAGTGA